The proteins below are encoded in one region of Glandiceps talaboti chromosome 17, keGlaTala1.1, whole genome shotgun sequence:
- the LOC144448215 gene encoding 1,25-dihydroxyvitamin D(3) 24-hydroxylase, mitochondrial-like: protein MAYRVSIFQGFAKRHCRLLPTAHFSSASQEPVNKADSGQVKSFDELPGPGTGFFGALVFVVRIFTSGMKTIKDPSEMMKEIKKKYGPIWKQSIGALVTVNLSDPKDFEMVLRNEGKYPTRIPFQPWIQYRNYRGHPLGVLLHEGEDWHRNRAALSKRMLRPREVSSYNDAVTDVINDTLAKVIRDRKSNKIVQNLEDIVFKWSLESACAIILNKKMNLLDDKPHPEAQEFIQAVHDMFNTTTWLFVIPSAFQQKVNSPIWRKHVRAWDVIFTTAKKLIDEKMGEVTQRTSEGEDIDEEETDFITYMASQGTLKPGEIYANATDLLAAAVDTTSNTFLWTLYCVAKHPEVQNSLYEEISRVVPTGKTPTYKDINQMPYLKAVLRETVRLYPPIATISRILDDDIIIRCYNIPAKTCIVGWTVLTGRDPELFKDPSEFRPERWLREEKEHFYGFKSLPFGYGPRMCMGKRLAELEIHLSLARISQQFILEATTDVFVKPTTILQPDRPLNLKFIDRIP from the exons ATGGCGTATCGTGTCTCCATATTTCAAGGTTTCGCTAAACGACATTGCAGACTTCTTCCCACCGCTCATTTCAGTTCAGCTTCGCAAGAACCTGTCAATAAAGCCGACAGTGGACAAGTTAAATCGTTCGATGAATTACCAGGACCGGGAACTGGATTCTTCGGCGCCCTTGTCTTTGTAGTTCGCATCTTCACGTCGGGAATGAAGACAATTAAAGATCCCTCGGAGATGATGAAAGAAATCAAGAAAAAGTACGGTCCAATTTGGAAGCAAAGTATTGGAGCTCTCGTAACAGTAAACTTAAGTGACCCGAAAGATTTTGAAATGGTGCTGAGGAACGAAGGCAAATACCCAACTAGAATACCATTTCAGCCATGGATTCAATATCGCAATTATCGAGGTCACCCACTTGgtgtactgttaca TGAAGGTGAAGACTGGCACCGTAATAGAGCTGCACTCAGTAAACGTATGTTACGACCCAGAGAAGTGTCATCGTATAACGATGCAGTTACTGACGTCATCAACGACACGTTAGCCAAAGTTATCAGAGACCGGAAATCAAACAAAATCGTACAAAATCTTGAAGATATAGTGTTCAAATGGTCCCTAGAGT CTGCCTGTGCCATCATCCTTAATAAAAAGATGAATCTTTTAGATGACAAGCCACATCCAGAGGCACAAGAATTCATCCAAGCCGTCCATGATATGTTCAATACAACGACATGGTTATTTGTTATTCCATCAGCATTTCAACAAAAGGTGAACAGCCCAATTTGGAGGAAACATGTCAGAGCCTGGGATGTCATCTTCACTACAG CAAAGAAACTGATAGATGAGAAAATGGGGGAAGTCACACAAAGAACATCTGAAGGTGAAGACATTGATGAAGAAGAGACAGATTTCATCACCTACATGGCTTCTCAAGGAACCTTAAAACCAGGGGAAATTTATGCAAACGCTACTGATTTATTAGCAGCTGCTGTTGATACG acatcaaatacatTCTTATGGACTCTATACTGTGTAGCTAAACACCCAGAAGTCCAAAACTCACTGTATGAAGAAATCAGTCGCGTTGTTCCAACGGGAAAGACACCAACATACAAGGATATAAACCAAATGCCATATTTGAAAGCTGTACTACGAGAAACTGTAAG GTTATATCCACCTATCGCAACTATTTCTCGCATCTTAGACGACGATATTATTATCCGTTGTTACAACATACCAGCTAAA ACTTGCATAGTTGGTTGGACAGTACTAACGGGAAGAGATCCAGAGTTGTTTAAAGACCCATCGGAATTCAGACCAGAGAGGTGGCTTCGGGAAgaaaaagaacatttttatgGATTTAAATCATTGCCGTTTGGTTATGGACCAAGGATGTGTATGG GGAAAAGATTGGCAGAATTGGAAATACATTTATCCTTGGCGAGG ATTTCTCAACAATTCATACTTGAGGCCACGACAGATGTTTTTGTGAAGCCAACGACAATCTTGCAACCGGATAGAcccttgaatttgaaatttattgataGAATTCCTTGA
- the LOC144448408 gene encoding 1,25-dihydroxyvitamin D(3) 24-hydroxylase, mitochondrial-like isoform X1, whose product MAAARLVNSGVLHKRLLTWRQLYTMASPRLAQTRCQSTVPKLDVENVKTTPVKSFEDMPGFKGNIFATIIRTIKVIRSGNLKRPWIFYDEQRQLFGDIYKYKIGALQTVVVNIPEDVEFVLRREGKYPRRVDMPWKDYRDLRNYKYGILTLDGADWQRNRTALSKRILRPREVLTYTTPVNDVITDLLQKVRRLRRSDNIVPGLENSLFAWALDSACSVILSKKLNLLDDKPNPQAQAFIEAVHDMFRTTVDLFVVPVSIQKKINTKAWRTHVKSWDVIFDTAKLLIDERMNEVVKISSSENMDEEEVDFLTFLVAKSKLETDEIYSNCTELLAAAVDTTSNAFLWVLDCVSKRPDVQDKLFREVSKVVPQGELPTYQHVNQMPYLKAVVKETIRLFPPAINLIRILSQDIVVQGYNIPAETAILIPIWGMSRDPRYFEDPLQFKPERWLRNEHEHFDGFRSLPFGFGPRMCIGRRLAELEMHLALARISRDFILESTTDTSPILSTVLTPDRPLNLKFIDRVMS is encoded by the exons ATGGCTGCCGCTCGACTTGTCAACAGCGGTGTTTTACACAAGAGGCTCTTAACATGGCGTCAACTGTATACCATGGCTTCTCCGAGACTAGCACAGACGCGTTGTCAGTCAACAGTGCCTAAGTTAGACGTCGAGAATGTCAAAACAACGCCAGTTAAATCTTTTGAAGATATGCCTGGTTTTAAAGGGAACATTTTCGCCACTATAATTCGCACGATCAAGGTCATCAGAAGTGGAAATTTGAAACGACCGTGGATATTCTACGATGAGCAACGACAACTATTTGGcgatatatataaatacaagaTTGGAGCACTTCAAACAGTTGTTGTCAATATTCCTGAGGACGTCGAGTTTGTGTTGAGACGAGAGGGGAAGTACCCACGGCGTGTCGATATGCCTTGGAAAGACTACAGGGATTTACGAAATTACAAATACGGAATTCTGACATT AGATGGTGCAGATTGGCAACGTAACAGAACAGCACTCAGTAAGCGTATACTAAGACCACGAGAAGTGTTGACGTACACGACACCTGTCAATGACGTAATCACAGATTTGTTGCAGAAAGTAAGGAGATTGCGGCGATCTGACAACATAGTACCCGGCTTGGAAAATAGTTTGTTTGCCTGGGCCCTTGACT CGGCGTGTTCCGTCATCCTCAGCAAGAAACTGAATCTTCTAGATGATAAACCCAATCCACAGGCACAAGCTTTTATTGAGGCTGTACACGACATGTTTAGAACAACTGTGGATCTATTCGTTGTCCCAGtgtcaattcaaaagaaaataaatacaaaagcATGGAGAACTCATGTCAAATCCTGGGATGTTATATTTGATACAG CTAAGTTACTGATAGATGAAAGAATGAACGAAGTTGTCAAGATATCGTCTTCAGAGAATATGGATGAAGAGGAGGTTGACTTCTTAACTTTCCTTGTGGCAAAGTCAAAATTAGAAACAGATGAGATATATTCAAACTGTACAGAGTTGTTAGCAGCAGCTGTCGATACA ACATCAAATGCGTTCTTGTGGGTGTTGGATTGTGTTTCCAAACGTCCTGACGTACAAGACAAATTATTCCGGGAAGTCAGCAAAGTTGTTCCTCAAGGAGAGCTGCCGACATATCAACATGTGAATCAGATGCCCTACCTCAAAGCCGTTGTCAAGGAAACAATAAG GTTGTTTCCACCTGCAATCAATTTGATTCGTATTCTCAGTCAGGACATCGTTGTACAAGGTTATAACATTCCAGCAGAG ACGGCGATTCTTATTCCCATTTGGGGAATGAGTAGAGATCCAAGATACTTTGAAGATCCTTTGCAATTCAAACCAGAGAGATGGTTACGTAATGAACATGAACACTTCGATGGATTTCGGTCCTTGCCATTTGGATTTGGGCCAAGGATGTGTATAG gAAGAAGATTGGCAGAACTTGAAATGCATTTAGCATTGGCAAGG ATCTCGCGAGACTTCATCCTGGAAAGTACAACTGACACATCACCTATACTGTCTACAGTTTTGACACCAGACAGACCACTCAACTTGAAGTTCATTGACCGTGTGATGTCATAA
- the LOC144448408 gene encoding 1,25-dihydroxyvitamin D(3) 24-hydroxylase, mitochondrial-like isoform X2 produces the protein MAAARLVNSGVLHKRLLTWRQLYTMASPRLAQTRCQSTVPKLDVENVKTTPVKSFEDMPGFKGNIFATIIRTIKVIRSGNLKRPWIFYDEQRQLFGDIYKYKIGALQTVVVNIPEDVEFVLRREGKYPRRVDMPWKDYRDLRNYKYGILTLDGADWQRNRTALSKRILRPREVLTYTTPVNDVITDLLQKVRRLRRSDNIVPGLENSLFAWALDSACSVILSKKLNLLDDKPNPQAQAFIEAVHDMFRTTVDLFVVPVSIQKKINTKAWRTHVKSWDVIFDTAKLLIDERMNEVVKISSSENMDEEEVDFLTFLVAKSKLETDEIYSNCTELLAAAVDTTSNAFLWVLDCVSKRPDVQDKLFREVSKVVPQGELPTYQHVNQMPYLKAVVKETIRLFPPAINLIRILSQDIVVQGYNIPAETAILIPIWGMSRDPRYFEDPLQFKPERWLRNEHEHFDGFRSLPFGFGPRMCIGKRLAELEMHLALARISRDFILESTTDTSPILSTVLTPDRPLNLKFIDRVMS, from the exons ATGGCTGCCGCTCGACTTGTCAACAGCGGTGTTTTACACAAGAGGCTCTTAACATGGCGTCAACTGTATACCATGGCTTCTCCGAGACTAGCACAGACGCGTTGTCAGTCAACAGTGCCTAAGTTAGACGTCGAGAATGTCAAAACAACGCCAGTTAAATCTTTTGAAGATATGCCTGGTTTTAAAGGGAACATTTTCGCCACTATAATTCGCACGATCAAGGTCATCAGAAGTGGAAATTTGAAACGACCGTGGATATTCTACGATGAGCAACGACAACTATTTGGcgatatatataaatacaagaTTGGAGCACTTCAAACAGTTGTTGTCAATATTCCTGAGGACGTCGAGTTTGTGTTGAGACGAGAGGGGAAGTACCCACGGCGTGTCGATATGCCTTGGAAAGACTACAGGGATTTACGAAATTACAAATACGGAATTCTGACATT AGATGGTGCAGATTGGCAACGTAACAGAACAGCACTCAGTAAGCGTATACTAAGACCACGAGAAGTGTTGACGTACACGACACCTGTCAATGACGTAATCACAGATTTGTTGCAGAAAGTAAGGAGATTGCGGCGATCTGACAACATAGTACCCGGCTTGGAAAATAGTTTGTTTGCCTGGGCCCTTGACT CGGCGTGTTCCGTCATCCTCAGCAAGAAACTGAATCTTCTAGATGATAAACCCAATCCACAGGCACAAGCTTTTATTGAGGCTGTACACGACATGTTTAGAACAACTGTGGATCTATTCGTTGTCCCAGtgtcaattcaaaagaaaataaatacaaaagcATGGAGAACTCATGTCAAATCCTGGGATGTTATATTTGATACAG CTAAGTTACTGATAGATGAAAGAATGAACGAAGTTGTCAAGATATCGTCTTCAGAGAATATGGATGAAGAGGAGGTTGACTTCTTAACTTTCCTTGTGGCAAAGTCAAAATTAGAAACAGATGAGATATATTCAAACTGTACAGAGTTGTTAGCAGCAGCTGTCGATACA ACATCAAATGCGTTCTTGTGGGTGTTGGATTGTGTTTCCAAACGTCCTGACGTACAAGACAAATTATTCCGGGAAGTCAGCAAAGTTGTTCCTCAAGGAGAGCTGCCGACATATCAACATGTGAATCAGATGCCCTACCTCAAAGCCGTTGTCAAGGAAACAATAAG GTTGTTTCCACCTGCAATCAATTTGATTCGTATTCTCAGTCAGGACATCGTTGTACAAGGTTATAACATTCCAGCAGAG ACGGCGATTCTTATTCCCATTTGGGGAATGAGTAGAGATCCAAGATACTTTGAAGATCCTTTGCAATTCAAACCAGAGAGATGGTTACGTAATGAACATGAACACTTCGATGGATTTCGGTCCTTGCCATTTGGATTTGGGCCAAGGATGTGTATAGGTAA AAGATTGGCAGAACTTGAAATGCATTTAGCATTGGCAAGG ATCTCGCGAGACTTCATCCTGGAAAGTACAACTGACACATCACCTATACTGTCTACAGTTTTGACACCAGACAGACCACTCAACTTGAAGTTCATTGACCGTGTGATGTCATAA